Proteins from a single region of Acinonyx jubatus isolate Ajub_Pintada_27869175 chromosome D3, VMU_Ajub_asm_v1.0, whole genome shotgun sequence:
- the AIFM3 gene encoding apoptosis-inducing factor 3 isoform X3, with protein MGGCFSKPKPVELKIEVVLPEKERGKEELSASGKGSPRAYQGNGTARHFHTEERLPAPHPYPGAQDCVEAAICHVKDLENGQMREVELGWGKVLLVKDNGEFHALGHKCPHYGAPLVKGVLSRGRVRCPWHGACFNIGTGDLEDFPGLDSLHKFQALQLQRRTKVMAKCISPSAGHSSSTNVLIVGAGAAGLVCAETLRQEGFSDRIVLCTLDRHLPYDRPKLSKSLDAQPEQLALRPKEFFRAYGIEVLTEAQVVTVDVRNKKVVFKDGFKLEYSKLLLAPGSSPKMLSCKGKEVENVFTIRTPEDANRVVRLARGRNAVVVGAGFLGMEVAAYLTEKAHSVSVVELEETPFRRFLGERVGRALMKMFENNRVKFYMQTEVSELRAQEGKLKEVVLKSSKVVRADVCVVGIGAVPATGFLRQSSINLDSRGFIPVNKMMQTNVPGVFAAGDAVTFPLAWRNNRKVNIPHWQMAHAQGRVAAQNMLAQEAEISTVPYLWTAMFGKSLRYAGYGEGFDDVIIQGDLEELKFVAFYTKGDEVIAVASMNYDPIVSKVAEVLASGRAIRKREVELFVLHSKTGDMSWLTGKGS; from the exons TGGAGCTCAAGATCGAGGTGGTGCTGCCTGAGAAGGAGCGGGGCAAGGAGGAGCTGTCAGCCAGCGGGAAGGGCAGCCCTCGGGCCTACCAGGGCAATGGCACAGCTCGCCACTTCCACACTGAGGAACGCCTGCCTGCCCCTCACCCGTACCCTGGTGCTCAGGACTGTGTGGAGGCCGCCATCTGCCATGTCAAGGACCTTGAGAATGGCCA GATGCGGGAAGTAGAGCTGGGCTGGGGGAAAGTGTTGCTGGTGAAGGACAACGGGGAGTTCCACGCTCTGGGCCACAAGTGTCCACACTATGGTGCACCCCTGGTGAAAG GTGTGCTGTCCCGTGGCCGGGTGCGCTGCCCCTGGCATGGTGCCTGCTTCAACATCGGCACCGGTGACCTAGAGGATTTCCCTGGCCTGGACAGTCTGCACAAATTCCAG GCCTTGCAGCTACAGCGAAGAACCAAAGTGATGGCCAAGTGTATCTCTCCAAGTGCTGGCCACAGCAGCAGCACCAACGTGCTGATTGTAGGAGCAG GTGCAGCTGGCTTGGTATGTGCAGAGACACTGCGGCAGGAGGGGTTCTCAGACAGGATCGTCTTGTGCACACTGGACCGGCACCTCCCCTATGACCGGCCTAAGCTCAgcaag TCCCTGGATGCACAGCCTGAGCAGCTGGCCCTGAGGCCCAAGGAATTCTTTCGAGCCTATGGCATCGAGGTGCTCACCGAGGCCCAG GTGGTTACGGTGGATGTGAGAAACAAGAAGGTTGTGTTCAAGGATGGCTTCAAGCTGGAGTACAGCAAGCTGCTTCTCGCACCAGGGAGCAG CCCTAAGATGCTGAGCTGCAAAGGCAAAGAGGTGGAGAACGTGTTCACCATCCGGACACCTGAAGATGCCAATCGTGTGGTGAGGCTAGCTCGGGGCCGCAACGCAGTGGTCGTGGGAGCTGGCTTCCTGG GGATGGAGGTGGCTGCTTATCTGACTGAAAAGGCCCACTCAGTGTCCGTGGTGGAGCTGGAGGAGACGCCCTTCAGGAGATTTTTGGGGGAACGTGTCGGTCGTGCCCTCATGAAA ATGTTTGAGAACAACCGGGTCAAGTTCTACATGCAGACAGAGGTGTCTGAGCTGCGGGCCCAGGAGGGAAAG ctGAAGGAGGTCGTGCTGAAGAGCAGCAAGGTTGTGCGGGCTGACGTCTGTGTTGTGGGCATTG GTGCGGTGCCTGCCACAGGCTTCCTGAGGCAGAGCAGCATCAATCTGGATTCCCGAGGCTTCATCCCTGTCAacaag ATGATGCAGACCAACGTTCCGGGCGTGTTTGCAGCTGGCGATGCTGTCACTTTCCCCCTCGCCTGGAGAAACAATCGGAAAGTGAACATCCCACATTGGCAGATGGCTCATGCCCAGG GGCGCGTGGCGGCCCAGAATATGCTGGCGCAGGAGGCGGAGATCAGCACCGTGCCCTACCTGTGGACAGCCATGTTTGGCAAGAGCCTGCGCTACGCTG GGTACGGAGAAGGCTTCGACGACGTCATCATCCAGGGGGATCTGGAAGAGCTCAAGTTCGTGGCTTTTTACACCAA AGGCGATGAGGTGATTGCTGTGGCCAGCATGAATTACGATCCAATCGTGTCCAAGGTGGCTGAGGTGCTAGCCTCAGGCCGTGCCATCCGGAAGCGGGAGGTGGA GCTGTTTGTGCTGCACAGCAA GACCGGCGACATGTCCTGGCTCACAGGGAAAGGATCCTGA
- the AIFM3 gene encoding apoptosis-inducing factor 3 isoform X4, which produces MGGCFSKPKPVELKIEVVLPEKERGKEELSASGKGSPRAYQGNGTARHFHTEERLPAPHPYPGAQDCVEAAICHVKDLENGQMREVELGWGKVLLVKDNGEFHALGHKCPHYGAPLVKGVLSRGRVRCPWHGACFNIGTGDLEDFPGLDSLHKFQVKIEKEKVYVRASKQALQLQRRTKVMAKCISPSAGHSSSTNVLIVGAGAAGLVCAETLRQEGFSDRIVLCTLDRHLPYDRPKLSKSLDAQPEQLALRPKEFFRAYGIEVLTEAQVVTVDVRNKKVVFKDGFKLEYSKLLLAPGSSPKMLSCKGKEVENVFTIRTPEDANRVVRLARGRNAVVVGAGFLGMEVAAYLTEKAHSVSVVELEETPFRRFLGERVGRALMKMFENNRVKFYMQTEVSELRAQEGKLKEVVLKSSKVVRADVCVVGIGAVPATGFLRQSSINLDSRGFIPVNKMMQTNVPGVFAAGDAVTFPLAWRNNRKVNIPHWQMAHAQGRVAAQNMLAQEAEISTVPYLWTAMFGKSLRYAGYGEGFDDVIIQGDLEELKFVAFYTKTGDMSWLTGKGS; this is translated from the exons TGGAGCTCAAGATCGAGGTGGTGCTGCCTGAGAAGGAGCGGGGCAAGGAGGAGCTGTCAGCCAGCGGGAAGGGCAGCCCTCGGGCCTACCAGGGCAATGGCACAGCTCGCCACTTCCACACTGAGGAACGCCTGCCTGCCCCTCACCCGTACCCTGGTGCTCAGGACTGTGTGGAGGCCGCCATCTGCCATGTCAAGGACCTTGAGAATGGCCA GATGCGGGAAGTAGAGCTGGGCTGGGGGAAAGTGTTGCTGGTGAAGGACAACGGGGAGTTCCACGCTCTGGGCCACAAGTGTCCACACTATGGTGCACCCCTGGTGAAAG GTGTGCTGTCCCGTGGCCGGGTGCGCTGCCCCTGGCATGGTGCCTGCTTCAACATCGGCACCGGTGACCTAGAGGATTTCCCTGGCCTGGACAGTCTGCACAAATTCCAG GTGAAGATTGAGAAGGAGAAGGTGTACGTCCGAGCCAGTAAGCAG GCCTTGCAGCTACAGCGAAGAACCAAAGTGATGGCCAAGTGTATCTCTCCAAGTGCTGGCCACAGCAGCAGCACCAACGTGCTGATTGTAGGAGCAG GTGCAGCTGGCTTGGTATGTGCAGAGACACTGCGGCAGGAGGGGTTCTCAGACAGGATCGTCTTGTGCACACTGGACCGGCACCTCCCCTATGACCGGCCTAAGCTCAgcaag TCCCTGGATGCACAGCCTGAGCAGCTGGCCCTGAGGCCCAAGGAATTCTTTCGAGCCTATGGCATCGAGGTGCTCACCGAGGCCCAG GTGGTTACGGTGGATGTGAGAAACAAGAAGGTTGTGTTCAAGGATGGCTTCAAGCTGGAGTACAGCAAGCTGCTTCTCGCACCAGGGAGCAG CCCTAAGATGCTGAGCTGCAAAGGCAAAGAGGTGGAGAACGTGTTCACCATCCGGACACCTGAAGATGCCAATCGTGTGGTGAGGCTAGCTCGGGGCCGCAACGCAGTGGTCGTGGGAGCTGGCTTCCTGG GGATGGAGGTGGCTGCTTATCTGACTGAAAAGGCCCACTCAGTGTCCGTGGTGGAGCTGGAGGAGACGCCCTTCAGGAGATTTTTGGGGGAACGTGTCGGTCGTGCCCTCATGAAA ATGTTTGAGAACAACCGGGTCAAGTTCTACATGCAGACAGAGGTGTCTGAGCTGCGGGCCCAGGAGGGAAAG ctGAAGGAGGTCGTGCTGAAGAGCAGCAAGGTTGTGCGGGCTGACGTCTGTGTTGTGGGCATTG GTGCGGTGCCTGCCACAGGCTTCCTGAGGCAGAGCAGCATCAATCTGGATTCCCGAGGCTTCATCCCTGTCAacaag ATGATGCAGACCAACGTTCCGGGCGTGTTTGCAGCTGGCGATGCTGTCACTTTCCCCCTCGCCTGGAGAAACAATCGGAAAGTGAACATCCCACATTGGCAGATGGCTCATGCCCAGG GGCGCGTGGCGGCCCAGAATATGCTGGCGCAGGAGGCGGAGATCAGCACCGTGCCCTACCTGTGGACAGCCATGTTTGGCAAGAGCCTGCGCTACGCTG GGTACGGAGAAGGCTTCGACGACGTCATCATCCAGGGGGATCTGGAAGAGCTCAAGTTCGTGGCTTTTTACACCAA GACCGGCGACATGTCCTGGCTCACAGGGAAAGGATCCTGA
- the AIFM3 gene encoding apoptosis-inducing factor 3 isoform X1 codes for MGGCFSKPKPVELKIEVVLPEKERGKEELSASGKGSPRAYQGNGTARHFHTEERLPAPHPYPGAQDCVEAAICHVKDLENGQMREVELGWGKVLLVKDNGEFHALGHKCPHYGAPLVKGVLSRGRVRCPWHGACFNIGTGDLEDFPGLDSLHKFQVKIEKEKVYVRASKQALQLQRRTKVMAKCISPSAGHSSSTNVLIVGAGAAGLVCAETLRQEGFSDRIVLCTLDRHLPYDRPKLSKSLDAQPEQLALRPKEFFRAYGIEVLTEAQVVTVDVRNKKVVFKDGFKLEYSKLLLAPGSSPKMLSCKGKEVENVFTIRTPEDANRVVRLARGRNAVVVGAGFLGMEVAAYLTEKAHSVSVVELEETPFRRFLGERVGRALMKMFENNRVKFYMQTEVSELRAQEGKLKEVVLKSSKVVRADVCVVGIGAVPATGFLRQSSINLDSRGFIPVNKMMQTNVPGVFAAGDAVTFPLAWRNNRKVNIPHWQMAHAQGRVAAQNMLAQEAEISTVPYLWTAMFGKSLRYAGYGEGFDDVIIQGDLEELKFVAFYTKGDEVIAVASMNYDPIVSKVAEVLASGRAIRKREVELFVLHSKTGDMSWLTGKGS; via the exons TGGAGCTCAAGATCGAGGTGGTGCTGCCTGAGAAGGAGCGGGGCAAGGAGGAGCTGTCAGCCAGCGGGAAGGGCAGCCCTCGGGCCTACCAGGGCAATGGCACAGCTCGCCACTTCCACACTGAGGAACGCCTGCCTGCCCCTCACCCGTACCCTGGTGCTCAGGACTGTGTGGAGGCCGCCATCTGCCATGTCAAGGACCTTGAGAATGGCCA GATGCGGGAAGTAGAGCTGGGCTGGGGGAAAGTGTTGCTGGTGAAGGACAACGGGGAGTTCCACGCTCTGGGCCACAAGTGTCCACACTATGGTGCACCCCTGGTGAAAG GTGTGCTGTCCCGTGGCCGGGTGCGCTGCCCCTGGCATGGTGCCTGCTTCAACATCGGCACCGGTGACCTAGAGGATTTCCCTGGCCTGGACAGTCTGCACAAATTCCAG GTGAAGATTGAGAAGGAGAAGGTGTACGTCCGAGCCAGTAAGCAG GCCTTGCAGCTACAGCGAAGAACCAAAGTGATGGCCAAGTGTATCTCTCCAAGTGCTGGCCACAGCAGCAGCACCAACGTGCTGATTGTAGGAGCAG GTGCAGCTGGCTTGGTATGTGCAGAGACACTGCGGCAGGAGGGGTTCTCAGACAGGATCGTCTTGTGCACACTGGACCGGCACCTCCCCTATGACCGGCCTAAGCTCAgcaag TCCCTGGATGCACAGCCTGAGCAGCTGGCCCTGAGGCCCAAGGAATTCTTTCGAGCCTATGGCATCGAGGTGCTCACCGAGGCCCAG GTGGTTACGGTGGATGTGAGAAACAAGAAGGTTGTGTTCAAGGATGGCTTCAAGCTGGAGTACAGCAAGCTGCTTCTCGCACCAGGGAGCAG CCCTAAGATGCTGAGCTGCAAAGGCAAAGAGGTGGAGAACGTGTTCACCATCCGGACACCTGAAGATGCCAATCGTGTGGTGAGGCTAGCTCGGGGCCGCAACGCAGTGGTCGTGGGAGCTGGCTTCCTGG GGATGGAGGTGGCTGCTTATCTGACTGAAAAGGCCCACTCAGTGTCCGTGGTGGAGCTGGAGGAGACGCCCTTCAGGAGATTTTTGGGGGAACGTGTCGGTCGTGCCCTCATGAAA ATGTTTGAGAACAACCGGGTCAAGTTCTACATGCAGACAGAGGTGTCTGAGCTGCGGGCCCAGGAGGGAAAG ctGAAGGAGGTCGTGCTGAAGAGCAGCAAGGTTGTGCGGGCTGACGTCTGTGTTGTGGGCATTG GTGCGGTGCCTGCCACAGGCTTCCTGAGGCAGAGCAGCATCAATCTGGATTCCCGAGGCTTCATCCCTGTCAacaag ATGATGCAGACCAACGTTCCGGGCGTGTTTGCAGCTGGCGATGCTGTCACTTTCCCCCTCGCCTGGAGAAACAATCGGAAAGTGAACATCCCACATTGGCAGATGGCTCATGCCCAGG GGCGCGTGGCGGCCCAGAATATGCTGGCGCAGGAGGCGGAGATCAGCACCGTGCCCTACCTGTGGACAGCCATGTTTGGCAAGAGCCTGCGCTACGCTG GGTACGGAGAAGGCTTCGACGACGTCATCATCCAGGGGGATCTGGAAGAGCTCAAGTTCGTGGCTTTTTACACCAA AGGCGATGAGGTGATTGCTGTGGCCAGCATGAATTACGATCCAATCGTGTCCAAGGTGGCTGAGGTGCTAGCCTCAGGCCGTGCCATCCGGAAGCGGGAGGTGGA GCTGTTTGTGCTGCACAGCAA GACCGGCGACATGTCCTGGCTCACAGGGAAAGGATCCTGA
- the AIFM3 gene encoding apoptosis-inducing factor 3 isoform X2, with amino-acid sequence MGGCFSKPKPVELKIEVVLPEKERGKEELSASGKGSPRAYQGNGTARHFHTEERLPAPHPYPGAQDCVEAAICHVKDLENGQMREVELGWGKVLLVKDNGEFHALGHKCPHYGAPLVKGVLSRGRVRCPWHGACFNIGTGDLEDFPGLDSLHKFQVKIEKEKVYVRASKQALQLQRRTKVMAKCISPSAGHSSSTNVLIVGAGAAGLVCAETLRQEGFSDRIVLCTLDRHLPYDRPKLSKSLDAQPEQLALRPKEFFRAYGIEVLTEAQVVTVDVRNKKVVFKDGFKLEYSKLLLAPGSSPKMLSCKGKEVENVFTIRTPEDANRVVRLARGRNAVVVGAGFLGMEVAAYLTEKAHSVSVVELEETPFRRFLGERVGRALMKMFENNRVKFYMQTEVSELRAQEGKLKEVVLKSSKVVRADVCVVGIGAVPATGFLRQSSINLDSRGFIPVNKMMQTNVPGVFAAGDAVTFPLAWRNNRKVNIPHWQMAHAQGRVAAQNMLAQEAEISTVPYLWTAMFGKSLRYAGYGEGFDDVIIQGDLEELKFVAFYTKGDEVIAVASMNYDPIVSKVAEVLASGRAIRKREVETGDMSWLTGKGS; translated from the exons TGGAGCTCAAGATCGAGGTGGTGCTGCCTGAGAAGGAGCGGGGCAAGGAGGAGCTGTCAGCCAGCGGGAAGGGCAGCCCTCGGGCCTACCAGGGCAATGGCACAGCTCGCCACTTCCACACTGAGGAACGCCTGCCTGCCCCTCACCCGTACCCTGGTGCTCAGGACTGTGTGGAGGCCGCCATCTGCCATGTCAAGGACCTTGAGAATGGCCA GATGCGGGAAGTAGAGCTGGGCTGGGGGAAAGTGTTGCTGGTGAAGGACAACGGGGAGTTCCACGCTCTGGGCCACAAGTGTCCACACTATGGTGCACCCCTGGTGAAAG GTGTGCTGTCCCGTGGCCGGGTGCGCTGCCCCTGGCATGGTGCCTGCTTCAACATCGGCACCGGTGACCTAGAGGATTTCCCTGGCCTGGACAGTCTGCACAAATTCCAG GTGAAGATTGAGAAGGAGAAGGTGTACGTCCGAGCCAGTAAGCAG GCCTTGCAGCTACAGCGAAGAACCAAAGTGATGGCCAAGTGTATCTCTCCAAGTGCTGGCCACAGCAGCAGCACCAACGTGCTGATTGTAGGAGCAG GTGCAGCTGGCTTGGTATGTGCAGAGACACTGCGGCAGGAGGGGTTCTCAGACAGGATCGTCTTGTGCACACTGGACCGGCACCTCCCCTATGACCGGCCTAAGCTCAgcaag TCCCTGGATGCACAGCCTGAGCAGCTGGCCCTGAGGCCCAAGGAATTCTTTCGAGCCTATGGCATCGAGGTGCTCACCGAGGCCCAG GTGGTTACGGTGGATGTGAGAAACAAGAAGGTTGTGTTCAAGGATGGCTTCAAGCTGGAGTACAGCAAGCTGCTTCTCGCACCAGGGAGCAG CCCTAAGATGCTGAGCTGCAAAGGCAAAGAGGTGGAGAACGTGTTCACCATCCGGACACCTGAAGATGCCAATCGTGTGGTGAGGCTAGCTCGGGGCCGCAACGCAGTGGTCGTGGGAGCTGGCTTCCTGG GGATGGAGGTGGCTGCTTATCTGACTGAAAAGGCCCACTCAGTGTCCGTGGTGGAGCTGGAGGAGACGCCCTTCAGGAGATTTTTGGGGGAACGTGTCGGTCGTGCCCTCATGAAA ATGTTTGAGAACAACCGGGTCAAGTTCTACATGCAGACAGAGGTGTCTGAGCTGCGGGCCCAGGAGGGAAAG ctGAAGGAGGTCGTGCTGAAGAGCAGCAAGGTTGTGCGGGCTGACGTCTGTGTTGTGGGCATTG GTGCGGTGCCTGCCACAGGCTTCCTGAGGCAGAGCAGCATCAATCTGGATTCCCGAGGCTTCATCCCTGTCAacaag ATGATGCAGACCAACGTTCCGGGCGTGTTTGCAGCTGGCGATGCTGTCACTTTCCCCCTCGCCTGGAGAAACAATCGGAAAGTGAACATCCCACATTGGCAGATGGCTCATGCCCAGG GGCGCGTGGCGGCCCAGAATATGCTGGCGCAGGAGGCGGAGATCAGCACCGTGCCCTACCTGTGGACAGCCATGTTTGGCAAGAGCCTGCGCTACGCTG GGTACGGAGAAGGCTTCGACGACGTCATCATCCAGGGGGATCTGGAAGAGCTCAAGTTCGTGGCTTTTTACACCAA AGGCGATGAGGTGATTGCTGTGGCCAGCATGAATTACGATCCAATCGTGTCCAAGGTGGCTGAGGTGCTAGCCTCAGGCCGTGCCATCCGGAAGCGGGAGGTGGA GACCGGCGACATGTCCTGGCTCACAGGGAAAGGATCCTGA
- the LZTR1 gene encoding leucine-zipper-like transcriptional regulator 1: protein MAGPGGSGGPIGAGALAGSARSKVAPSVDFDHSCSDSVEYLTLNFGPFETVHRWRRLPPCDEFVGARRSKHTVVAYKDAIYVFGGDNGKTMLNDLLRFDVKDCSWCRAFTTGTPPAPRYHHSAVVYGSSMFVFGGYTGDIYSNSNLKNKNDLFEYKFATGQWTEWKIEGRLPVARSAHGATVYSDKLWIFAGYDGNARLNDMWTIGLQDRELTCWEEVAQSGEIPPSCCNFPVAVCRDKMFVFSGQSGAKITNNLFQFEFKDKTWTRIPTEHLLRGSPPPPQRRYGHTMVAFDRHLYVFGGAADNTLPNELHCYDVDFQTWEVVQPSSDSEVGGAEVPERASASEEVPALASEERGGFKKSRDVFGLDFGTTTAKPPAPPASELPSGRLFHAAAVISDAMYIFGGTVDNNIRSGEMYRFQFSCYPKCTLHEDYGRLWESRQFCDVEFVLGEKEECVQGHVAIVTARSRWLRRKIMQARERLAQKLEEEAAPASREDPGAAFGGARPPLLHVAIREAEARPFEVLMQFLYTDKIKYPRKGHVEDVLLIMDVYKLALSFQLCRLEQLCRQYIEASVDLQNVLVVCESATRLQLGQLKEHCLNFVVKESHFNQVIMMKEFERLSSPLIVEIVRRKQQPPPRAPSEQPVDIGTSLIQDMKAYLEGAGAEFCDITLLLDGHPRPAHKAILAARSSYFEAMFRSFMPEDGQVNISIGEMVPSRQAFESMLRYIYYGEVNMPPEDSLYLFAAPYYYGFYNNRLQAYCKQNLEMNVTVQNVLQILEAADKTQALDMKRHCLHIIVHQFTKVSKLPTLRSLSQQLLLDIIDSLASHISDKQCAELGADI from the exons ATGGCTGGGCCGGGGGGTTCGGGGGGCCCGATCGGAGCCGGGGCCCTGGCAGGCAGCGCACGGTCCAAGGTAGCTCCGAGCGTGGACTTTGACCACAGCTGCTCGGACAGTGTTGAGTACCTGACACTCAACTTCGGGCCCTTCGAGACAGTGCATCGTTGGCGGCGCCTCCCGCCCTGCGACGAGTTCGTGGGGGCCCG gcGCAGCAAGCACACAGTGGTGGCCTATAAAGATGCCATTTATGTATTTGGTGGAGACAATGG GAAGACCATGCTCAACGATCTCCTGCGGTTCGATGTGAAGGATTGCTCCTGGTGTAG GGCCTTCACCACAGGCACCCCACCAGCCCCCCGCTACCACCACTCAGCCGTTGTCTACGGGAGCAGCATGTTTGTATTTG gGGGCTACACTGGGGACATTTATTCCAATTCTAACTTGAAGAATAAAAACGACCTCTTTGAATATAAGTTTGCAACTGGCCAGTGGACAGAGTGGAAAATTGAAGGACG GTTGCCGGTCGCTAGGTCTGCCCATGGCGCCACGGTATACAGTGACAAGCTGTGGATCTTTGCTGGCTATGATGGCAATGCCAG GTTGAATGACATGTGGACCATTGGCCTCCAGGACCGGGAGCTCACATgctgggaggag GTAGCGCAGAGCGGTGAGATCCCGCCATCCTGCTGCAACTTCCCAGTGGCCGTGTGCCGGGACAAGATGTTTGTGTTCTCAGGGCAGAGCGGAGCCAAGATAACCAACAACCTCTTCCAGTTTGAATTCAAGGACAAGAC GTGGACACGCATCCCCACCGAGCACCTACTCCGTggctccccaccacccccgcAGCGGCGCTATGGGCACACCATGGTGGCCTTTGACCGCCACCTCTACGTGTTTGGGGGTGCGGCAGACAACACACTGCCCAATGAGCTGCACTGCTATGATGTGGACTTCCAGACCTGGGAGGTTGTCCAGCCCAGCTCAGACAGTGAG GTCGGTGGGGCTGAGGTGCCAGAGCGAGCATCTGCTTCTGAGGAGGTGCCTGCCCTGGCCTCTGAGGAGCGGGGTGGCTTCAAGAAGTCCCGAGATGTGTTTGGCCTGGACTTTGGCACCACCACAGCCAAGCCGCCTGCCCCGCCGGCCTCAGAG ctGCCAAGCGGAAGGCTCTTCCACGCAGCTGCTGTGATCTCGGACGCCATGTACATCTTCGGGGGCACCGTCGACAATAACATCCGCAGTGGGGAGATGTACAGGTTCCAG TTCTCTTGTTACCCCAAGTGCACACTGCATGAGGACTACGGGAGGCTGTGGGAGAGCCGCCAGTTCTGCGACGTGGAGTTTGTGTTGGGCGAG AAGGAGGAGTGTGTGCAGGGCCATGTGGCCATTGTCACCGCTCGGAGCCGCTGGCTCCGCAGGAAGATCATGCAGGCACGGGAACGGCTAGCCCAG aagctggaggaggaggcagctCCCGCTTCCAGGGAGGACCCTGGTGCAGCTTTCGGGGGGGCCCGGCCGCCCCTGCTGCACGTGGCCATCCGCGAGGCCGAGGCCCGGCCCTTTGAAGTGCTCATGCAGTTCCTGTACACGGACAAGATCAAGTACCCGCGGAAAG GCCACGTGGAGGATGTGCTGCTCATCATGGATGTCTACAAGTTGGCACTGAGCTTCCAGTTGTGCCGCCTGGAGCAGCTGTGCCGACAGTACATCGAGGCCTCTGTGGACTTGCAGAACGTGCTGGTTGTGTGTGAGAGTGCCACCAGGCTGCAGCTGGGCCAGCTGAAG GAGCATTGCCTGAACTTCGTGGTGAAGGAGTCCCACTTCAATCAGGTGATCATGATGAAGGAGTTTGAACGCCTCTCTTCCCCACTGATCGTGGAGATTGTGCGGCGGAAGCAGCAGCCACCTCCCCGTGCTCCCTCAGAGCAGCCCGTGGACATTG GCACATCTCTGATCCAGGACATGAAGGCATACCTGGAGGGGGCAGGTGCAGAGTTCTGTGACATCACTCTGCTGCTGGATGGGCACCCAAGACCAGCCCACAAGGCCATCCTGGCCGCTCGCTccag CTACTTTGAGGCCATGTTCCGGTCCTTCATGCCCGAGGACGGGCAGGTGAACATCTCCATCGGGGAGATGGTGCCCAGCAGGCAGGCCTTTGAGTCCATGCTGCGCTACATCTACTACGGCGAGGTCAACATGCCGCCCGAGGACTCGCT CTACCTGTTTGCGGCTCCCTACTATTACGGTTTCTACAACAACCGGCTGCAGGCGTACTGCAAGCAGAACCTGGAGATGAACGTGACAGTACAGAATGTACTGCAG ATCCTGGAGGCAGCTGACAAGACGCAAGCACTGGACATGAAGCGGCACTGCCTGCACATCATCGTGCACCAGTTCACCAAG GTGTCCAAGCTGCCCACACT